In Alosa alosa isolate M-15738 ecotype Scorff River chromosome 10, AALO_Geno_1.1, whole genome shotgun sequence, the genomic stretch ACGCGCATACAGATCGCTCACTGCTCCAGTGCACTTCACCTGACCTTGTGTTTCTAtgtgattgcatgtgtgtgcatttgtacacTGTGACTGTGTACacatctgtgcctgtgtgtgtgtgtgtgtgtgtgtgtgtgtgtgtgtgtgtgcgcgcgcgtgtgcacCTGCGTCCATACGTCCTTCTGACCTTAGCGAGGGGTTAGCACGTTGACAGTTGTAATGCTAATGCTAGATGTTCTCCATCCCTGTTGTGATCACTGCAGCACAGCTATTCCCTGATGATTGATTGGCAGACTGCTTGGAAGGATACCCTGTGTGATAAAAGACTGACAGGCTTTATCGCGTAGAATAACAAGAGCGCAAACACCCAGAGATGCTTCCGCTGCAGGTTTACTGTGGAGCACTTGCATTTCAAACTAACTGCCGATGTTGCTGAAACGTCCCAGAAATGGCTGACTCTGGTGTCGCCCCCCGTAGGCCACGGACTGCGAGCACGCCTTCTGCAATGCCTGCATCACCCAATGGATCTCCCAGCAGAGCACCTGCCCCGTGGATCGCTCCCAGGTCACGCTGGCCCAGCTGCAGCCGGTGCCCCGCATCATGCGCAACATGCTGTCCAAGCTGCAGCTGAGCTGTGACAACAGTGCCTTCGGCTGCACGGCCGTGCTGCGACTCAGCCAGCTGCAGTCGCATCTCAGGGAGTGCGAACACAACCCCAAGAAGCCAGTCATGTGTGAGCGAGGCTGTGGGtgagtagtgagtgtgtgtgtgtgtgtagtgagtgagtgtgtttgtgtggttttcAGTTTCGTGTTTTAATGACACAGATCAGTGAACAGATCCTCAAATAGTCCCCTTTCGATTCCCTCATACAAAGACTCACCTAACTGTTTGCTGGTATTGACATTTGAGTGGAGCTGACATTTGAATAGATCAAGATTAGATATTAATGTAATTTGGGAGCTTTTTGTTGGGTACTTTCTTGAGTTTGTTTGAAAGTTCCAGTTCTCTTCAAGACAACACAGTTATCATGTGTCTGAAGGAATCTGTACTTTGTTTCCTGCTTTTAAAGGAGAAACACCCCATTTAGTTCTTATATGTTATCCGGTTTCTTTCCTTAACCTTTATGCAGGCTGGAAATTCCCAAGGATGAGTTGTCCCAACACAACTGTGTGGGGCACCTCCGCACTTTGGTTCAGAAGCAGCAAGGCAAGATCGCAGAGCTGGAGAAAACGGCCTCAGAACACAAACACCAACTGGCTGAGCAGGTCTGGTCTGTGGCCTGTACTGCTGGCCCAATCATCTTCTcatccccttggggatcaataaagtatctatctatctcataaTGGATCATCAGTGTAGCATCACTATTAAGAACATGATTATGGGGCAGTTAGGACAGTCGCCTCTGCTTCTTTGTTAACCACAAATggcatttaaaaaatgtatgtgtatatttggAGTATTATTaaatcacattacattacattacatttggctgacgcatttttaaccaaagcgactaacaacatggtaaacagttttaagttttttttaaagcaattttctcaacaattttaggacaatttagaaacggtagagtacagtaagaataagtgcatcagtgagtgctgtttttaaacagttgagtgtcagttcaagacgggtggtaagtgctaggatcagcaagacttgttgtaagtggtgcaaTGAGAGGAGAATGGAGTAGTAGTATATTTTAGTAGCAGGAAATCTGACCCGTGAACAGTCCAGCTAGAAATGTGCCGTTTGTGCCCTTTCACTTAAATCAGGACTTTTACTGTTATGTTTTAGAAACGTGATATCCAGTTACTGAAGGCCTACATGCGAGCCCTTCGCACGACCAACCCCAGCTTACAGAACCTGGAGGAGACCATTGAGTACAATGAGATTCTAGAGTGAGtatcattctttttttctgtagTAACAACTAATGTGTTATTCCCTCTGCTCCCATTACATTTTAGATGTTAATAGAACCCTCTCTGACCATGGTGTGGTGACTTGAGTGTAGCCCTAGTTACTAGTCTGGCTCCTTTCAGTGTGTTTCCGTTTCCCTGATAGTAGGCCAATCAGCGACGAAAGGGGATGACATAAGTTTTGAAATCTAAAGTGACTGTGGTAAACGGTAGTAGTAACACCTGCAAACTTGTGTTTGTgaagaatgtgtacatttatgcACTAAAGGTAAATGCGTTGTTTCCTGACTGGAGATGGAGTTTGCAATCAGTTTGTTATGGTTAAGTGAAGAAGGAAGTAACGTTaagaatctctgatcaatgtgctTGGTTAGACCAAACCAACGATTTCAAAGTTAAAGCAAAGTCTATGCCCATTACAAAACATTTTCCAAATGAGAGTACCCAGACTCTCTTCACGAAGTGAAATTAAACCAGGCTAGTAACTTGATTGTAATGAGTGTAATTGGACTTGTAATGACTTGTCCTACAACACTGTCCCCTGCAGGTGGGTGGGTTCATTGCAGCCAGCTCGTGTGACCCGATGGGGAGGCATGATCTCCACGCCCGACGCTGTTCTACAGGCAGTCATCCGACGCTCGCTGGTAGACAGCGGCTGCCCGCCGTCCATCGTTGGCGATCTGATCGAGAACGCCCACGAGCGGAACTGGCCCGGCGGACTGGCCACGCTGGAAACGCGGCAGATGAACCGCCGCTACTACGAACTGTACGTGGCTAAGCGCATCCCGGGAAAACAGGCAGTGGTGGTGTTGGCCTGTGAGAACCAACACATGGCTGAAGACATGATCCTTGAGCCTGGTCTCGTCATGATCTTTGCCCATGGAGTGGAGGACATTTTGTAGTCTGGGTGCAATAGTAACGTAGGCCATCACTTGGACGTTGAAGTAAAACTGAATAAGGTATTAGTTTAACACGTGTTGGAAGATACTGGAGGACAGTCTGACGTTCTAGTCACTCAGTTGATTATGTGATTATGCTGCAAGTTTGTGGTTTAGATTTGCAGTTaactctgtctctccattttCAACACCAGACGAAATGACTGACTCAGAGGAAATGCTCATGTTGTTTTACCTTATATAGACTGGGGATACATAGAAAACAGTTTATGTTGCATGGGGTGAGAACTTGATCATGTTAGCATGAAATGCAGAAATGTTGTGGTGGAAGTGTCTGAACTGAAGTTCACATatcactaacactaacactcacacactcacaaacacacagagacataaataaccCCAGCAACTTTTCTGTATTTGTGTAAAATTCCCTAACGACATTAACACAAGACTCTGAAGACAGgactctgctgtgctgtgaaaAAAGCAAGAGGGTTTGAGCATTTGAAGCTGCTGTGACCATGGTCATGTTGATCTATAAAATAGCCTGGCTCCTAACAACAAATACAGCACTGCAAGCTTTAGAATACCTCACATATTCCTCACTCTATTTTTGTGTGGTTTGTCAAATATTGTGCAGTTTTGAGAGAACAATGCAATCCAAGGTTTTATGACTTTCTCTGTAATAGTCTTGGTCATTGTTGGACAGTATGTCGAAAGTAGAGGTGGGAGCTGGTACACTGTACATCTTTGCAGTGTTTACATTTTTCGGGGAATGGATTTGCCCAGAAATCTGAACTCATTTTAGCCCTAATCCCTTAGCAGCATAGTTATAATGATAGTTCCTTGGACACCGCTTCTGATAAGCTTGACCATATCTgcttttcttccttccttttaGTGTTTAAATCttcatttttaatattttccaacacatttcttttcttttacagAACAATGTACTGTAATCATTTTAGTGAAGTAAACTCTTCTTCCACACATTCATGGAAAGAGCCAACAAAACCAAAACATCAAAGCAATATCAATGTATGAACTTTCATACCCTTATACACAGTAAAACGGATTAGATTGAGAGCAGTAGAATGTTCAGGGCTGTTTTTGGTCTAATTTCCTAATGGCTTATTTGTAAATGgatttaaaaatgtattgtttCTGTTTTAAGTGCCCTAAAGGGTTTGATCGTAAATGTTTAATGCATGATtcatgaatgttttttttttttttttttttaaatggctcAGGAAGTGATGAGTCACTCATCCAagattttgtttactttttttttgagTGTTGTGATTTGCATTCAGTATTTTTTTTGCTTGTGACAGTGTTGCAAGTTGTATACAGAATATAATGTCTGTGTACCCATTGAAGAAGATATTCCCTGTAAACACTCCAATATGAATTATATTTCTTGTCTTTGATCTCTTTGTGTACACATTTTACTATAAGGACAGTTGTGAGTAATTACTATTGTGTGTCTTTGCAGCATTTGATGGTCATCTAGGGTGTTGGATTAACCTGTGTGGCCTTGGCTCAAGTCTAAATACCGCTGTGTCCTGTTAGTAGACTTCTCATTGCATGTGGATTGAAGCCATAGTGGAAAAACTCAGCAACTGAGGGGAACCATCTTATTTTCACAAGCTCACTTAGAGTTCAATATAATTTACTACTTGAGGCATACTTTGTTCTTGTGTGAGCATCTTTGAGCAGGAACTTGTGGCCTATTCACAGATGGGCTTAAACGTTTTTGGAAAGACACTGGTCTGACTTGACTTAAGTTTTAGAGGAGAGTCTTTTAAGAATATTTGTGTGGCAGTGCACCCAGACATAAGTGTCAAGAATAACTTTTTGATTTGAGTGCTGTTAGTAGCAGTCAATATGCTCCAATTTTTAACACATCTTTGAATTCACAGTTCCTTCAAATATGGCTTTGTAGCCTATACGTCTGTTGTGAGTAACATCTGGTGAGTAGATAAAAAAACAAGTCTCAACCTGAAAGTGGGTTAATGGACCTCTGACAGACACCCAGCATCGATTATTCCGCGTCAACGCGCAGGACATTATGTTCACGGGATTATATCATTACTTACGATtaaaccaatcacattatgTCGTTTTTCTAAACAGCGCATTTAATTGAAAATTCAACACAATTCGTTATTGTATCTCAAAGTAAGTCTTCTAAAATGAATTGGATTAGCGAAAGAGGGTGCTTCTCCGCTGTGACGATCCTCGGCTGCTATTTCTCTCCGCCCATTTAATGCTTGGTTAATCCACTTCCACCCTCCTACACTAGGGCTAGCCAGTGCTGTCAGTGTTGAACGTCGGACTCGGAGCACAACCGCCTCCGTAAGTTGTTGTTTTTCGCTTATCTCGAATAGTCTGAAACTCCATTTTAAGGAAAGAAAAACGTTTTCGTAAAACTAAAACGGGGTTCAGATCGACCATGCGCAATGTCTTCACGCGTTTGCAACAAGTTGATTTTGCTGTCACTTAACGCCTCGTTGACTCTTGTAAGAATTCTGCTTTTTGAAGTGGTTCATTAAGCTTCTACGTATTGGAGTGATTGATAAAGGCTGATGACCGAGGATTTGAGTAAAAATGTGTTAGGCTGGGCATCGTGAACTTGTTTGCATCAACTTGTGAATCGGTTGATTTCACTCAGTCTTGTAGCAAGTGAAATCATGCGCGTCTTTTCGGGCTTTTACATTCATTCTAATGAGGAAAGACAAATGTCAATGCATAACAATTTTATGGCCATTGACAAAGCGCTCACGGAAGGTATCAGGTGGCTTACATCTTGATGATAAGATCGCGGGGGTTGCGTGTGAGATTCAATTCAGTCTTAGTTGTGTAACCTGATCCATAatgagtagcctataggctgAAAGACAGGTATTAGTATACTAATTGACATAATGTAGTCGAAGAATAGCAGTCGATTGCTGTCAATAATCTATGACGACTAGGTCTAGCCTACTCAGGCAGCGCTGATTCTTGATGATTGAGCCGCGGCTTAGCACCAGAATCTTTGGCTCAGAAAGTCCCCCTTTTCACTGTAAAAAGGATTTGTTCTGGCTACGCAATAGGCGACACAGATTGAAGAACAGTTGAATACTGTTTACcaaattcaattttttttttttcaaacatgcAGGACTACCAaagcctactgtaggcctacgcttatttgttttaagacTATTTTATCCTTGTGTGCGCACAGAAATGACCTGTGCAGTTGGCAGATTTAGGATAAATTTAATCAGCATGGCGGGTTAGTCCTAGATGAAAAACATCACATTTTATGGTATTTAACCAAAGTGGTCTGTTGAGATGCTAAATAGACAGCCTTAAATGAAAGTCATGATGCTAATCTCTTATTAAATAAATTCCTCTGATGTTCAGCATCAGataaaaatattgaaaatagATTTTTAAGTAGGTTATTTAAATCACGGACACATAATACCACCAAACAGATCATATGTGAGCTACAACTGTTCAGTTCAGGTCTTATGCCCTAACATTTTACAGTAGCTGACAACACAAGGCCCAATTTCACTCTTGGTTTCTGTTGGAAATGTAAACAAAACCATTGATTTATAGAGGACATCATATTTCACACTTGTTTCTGGGTTTCATAGGGCCCTAATTTGAATGTTGGGCAAAGTGGAAAGTCGTAAGACTAACTATAGCTAATTTAATACCATGGGCAAGACCTTAACAAactatattctttttttttttatcttatctCTTATATTGTATACGGTACTCAGTCTCAGTGTCAGCTACTCTCCTCTGGAATGTGGAAAAACTGTTCCTGGCTATTGTGTCATCCGGAAGAAATACTGCAGTGCCATTCCTAGACATGAGTGCAGTCTTTAAACCAGAGTGGAGTTTCTAACACACATTTCTTCTCCATTGCCTTGTCGGATTGTAAACAAGGAGGGTAGTCAGTGTAGGGTTTGTTTCTTTCTGAGAGTTTTTGGTATTATCTTTTGGTATTATTatctctcacactctgtctctcacattCTTGTCTTCACTCTGTCAGAGTGGACATCCGAGATGACGTCTTTGGCAGCGGAGTCCTGTGGGGCCGAGTTGAGTCCTGTTGATTTCATCCAGCTGCAGCAGTACATGGAGTGTGAGTTCTCTTCACAGTCTCTGTCGCAGCAGTTATGTTGTGGTAATTGCGCCACTCTTGAATGTACTGTGGGCGTGGGGCCTCTCATTAAGGTGCCACTTCACGCCTGCATGCcattatgtagcctactgtatttgtgtaacaagtcaaagtcaaagtctgctttattgtcaatttcttcacatgtcaagacatacaaagagatcgaaattacgtttcccacaatcccacggtggagacaagacatattttaccaatttaggtccacagacaaacataacattcaagtaaacaatataaaaagtaaataagaaggcacatacaataaagaaataagagcagcaaaatttgggttgaaattgtgcaattgtgcatacagtagacagtcaatataatagtgcaaaagtcaggccaataaatggctgaggtagttctgtttaaCAAGTGTTGTTGTGTAATGTTAGTGGTGCATATAACTTACAATGCAGTAGTGcaccccctacccccacccccagcaaCAAGCTTGTCATTTGATGCCACAGTTCGTTTGTAGCATGGAGTCGTTTGCATTTGCACATGTACGATTTCATCTCTTAAACTAACTGTCTAATGCCATCTATGCTGTGTCCCAATAATAGACAGCAGCATGAGGGTGAAGGATGTCGTGAAGGAATTCAATGCTGGAGGCAAGCTGGTGCAACATAGGTCCGGAGATGTGAGTAAATTAGACAACGTTGCTGTCTGGCTGGCAAAATGCTTAATGCAATTCAGTCTGTTCTCCCATGATTGTCATGAATCTGCATTCTGTTCATTGTGTTCTAATGGGTATTACATGGTAGAATCATCAGATTAGGTTTAGATCTCAGTGTTCTGTCTCGAGCATTATTTTGTCTCAGTTGGTTACGTTAATGTAATTGCTGTGGTGAGCTGTTTTTGCGGTCTGATTCACTGATCAATTTATGGTGATGTTTTCATCTCCATTTggcctcctcctcacctctccctaaacttcctctcctctcttctccctctcctctcttctccctctcctcctcacctctccctaaacttcctctcctctcttctccctctcctctcttctccctctcctctcttctccctctgcgctctcctcctttctttgtctcttttcctctcctcgtTCTCCTTCTGTCATCTGTCCTCCCACTCACGTTCTGCTGTAGCGCGTCAACAGGACTggtttctccc encodes the following:
- the LOC125301836 gene encoding E3 ubiquitin-protein ligase NRDP1-like isoform X2, with amino-acid sequence MLPLQATDCEHAFCNACITQWISQQSTCPVDRSQVTLAQLQPVPRIMRNMLSKLQLSCDNSAFGCTAVLRLSQLQSHLRECEHNPKKPVMCERGCGLEIPKDELSQHNCVGHLRTLVQKQQGKIAELEKTASEHKHQLAEQKRDIQLLKAYMRALRTTNPSLQNLEETIEYNEILEWVGSLQPARVTRWGGMISTPDAVLQAVIRRSLVDSGCPPSIVGDLIENAHERNWPGGLATLETRQMNRRYYELYVAKRIPGKQAVVVLACENQHMAEDMILEPGLVMIFAHGVEDIL
- the LOC125301836 gene encoding E3 ubiquitin-protein ligase NRDP1-like isoform X1 — its product is MGYDTNRFQGHVDEDLLCPICSGVLEEPVQATDCEHAFCNACITQWISQQSTCPVDRSQVTLAQLQPVPRIMRNMLSKLQLSCDNSAFGCTAVLRLSQLQSHLRECEHNPKKPVMCERGCGLEIPKDELSQHNCVGHLRTLVQKQQGKIAELEKTASEHKHQLAEQKRDIQLLKAYMRALRTTNPSLQNLEETIEYNEILEWVGSLQPARVTRWGGMISTPDAVLQAVIRRSLVDSGCPPSIVGDLIENAHERNWPGGLATLETRQMNRRYYELYVAKRIPGKQAVVVLACENQHMAEDMILEPGLVMIFAHGVEDIL
- the LOC125301836 gene encoding E3 ubiquitin-protein ligase NRDP1-like isoform X3 translates to MRNMLSKLQLSCDNSAFGCTAVLRLSQLQSHLRECEHNPKKPVMCERGCGLEIPKDELSQHNCVGHLRTLVQKQQGKIAELEKTASEHKHQLAEQKRDIQLLKAYMRALRTTNPSLQNLEETIEYNEILEWVGSLQPARVTRWGGMISTPDAVLQAVIRRSLVDSGCPPSIVGDLIENAHERNWPGGLATLETRQMNRRYYELYVAKRIPGKQAVVVLACENQHMAEDMILEPGLVMIFAHGVEDIL